CCGGCTCACGTCCACCGGACTTCTGTTGCGCGTCGTGGGCGAGAACCTTGCCTATGCGCCCGCGATTCAGGAGGCGGAACAGGCACTGTGGCAGAGTGCGCCGCACCGGCGCAATATTCTCTACCCGGCGTTCCGCCTCGTGGGGATCGGCGTGATTGACGGCGGCGATGAGGGCGTGATCGTGGTCCAAGATTTTTCTGACGACCCTGCCGCGGATGCAGCGGCGGGCCGGCTCCCCGTCGCACCGTCTCTCATGCAGTCCGCCGTGCGCTAGACGCCGCCTGCCTCCCGCGCGGCCGCCGATGTCGGCGAAGACGGCTGAACACGCGGCGGCCCTGGGTGTCGAGCACCGCCGCGGTCAGCCTCGGATAGACGTCCCAGACGTCTCTGTCGAGCCAGCGTACCGCAGCGACCTGGATCAGCGCCGCAAACGGCGTGTCGCGGCGGAGAATCCGCCGGCACACGAGGCCGCGGAGGTATCTGTCCACTCGGGTGCCGCGGGACGGCGCCAGCGCACGGAATACTTCGGCCGGCACGCTGGCGTCTGTCAGACATGCCGCGGCCGCGAGGGCGAGGCGGAGCGGCGAGCGCGCCCTCGGAGCCTCCACCGCGGCGCTCGCGACAGCCCCCCAGTCGACTCGATGCCGCCGCACCACCTCGGCCATGTCGCGGAGATAACGCAATCGCGGGCGGCTGCCCCAAAGGTGTTTTACGAAATGCGCCGAGAGGGCCACGAGCGTGTCGGCGGGGGAGAGGACGAGCACCGGTTCCGCGTCAATCGTGCCGGCGCACGCGCGCCGCAGCATGGCGTCGTAGTCGAGGCCAAGGCGAAGCGGGTCCGCATCGAAGCGCCA
This bacterium DNA region includes the following protein-coding sequences:
- a CDS encoding nucleotidyltransferase family protein, producing the protein MTALLRQENDAWSLRSAHAAARRGPLTTVEAALLDFVRPGGTLAPALTGPEWERVVALAVREQVSPLVLAALRERHGAAPASALTALEQVSLRTAAHGAAAYAQLTAVLQCLRAAGVAAALIKGAALARFAYGDSALRPFNDLDLLISRRDYPAADRAVREAGYVTLQVGRRSLGAGEQVYWDPSWRHVPIDLHWRFDADPLRLGLDYDAMLRRACAGTIDAEPVLVLSPADTLVALSAHFVKHLWGSRPRLRYLRDMAEVVRRHRVDWGAVASAAVEAPRARSPLRLALAAAACLTDASVPAEVFRALAPSRGTRVDRYLRGLVCRRILRRDTPFAALIQVAAVRWLDRDVWDVYPRLTAAVLDTQGRRVFSRLRRHRRPRGRQAASSARRTA